In Stenotrophomonas sp. 610A2, one DNA window encodes the following:
- the rplB gene encoding 50S ribosomal protein L2 produces MPLMKFKPTSPGRRSAVRVVTPDLHKGAPHAALLEPQSKSGGRNHHGRITTRHVGGGHKQHYRLIDFKRNKEGIPARVERIEYDPNRTAHIALLCYVDGERRYIIAPKGLKAGDQVISGAHAPIKTGNTLPLRNIPVGTTVHGIELKPGKGAQIARAAGAGVQLVAREGIYATLRLRSGEMRKVPIECRATIGEVGNDEHNLEKLGKAGAKRWRGVKPTVRGAAMNPVDHPHGGGEAKAGQGNPHPVTPWGVPTKGYKTRHNKRTQQFIVRDRRG; encoded by the coding sequence ATGCCATTGATGAAATTCAAACCCACTTCTCCCGGCCGTCGTTCGGCCGTGCGCGTGGTCACTCCTGATCTGCACAAAGGCGCGCCGCATGCTGCGTTGCTGGAGCCGCAGAGCAAGTCCGGCGGTCGTAACCACCACGGTCGCATCACCACCCGTCACGTTGGTGGTGGTCACAAGCAGCACTACCGTCTGATCGACTTCAAGCGCAACAAGGAAGGCATTCCGGCACGCGTGGAACGTATCGAATACGATCCGAACCGCACTGCCCATATCGCCCTGCTGTGCTACGTCGACGGCGAGCGTCGCTACATCATCGCCCCGAAGGGCCTGAAGGCTGGTGACCAGGTCATCTCGGGCGCTCACGCCCCGATCAAGACCGGTAACACCCTGCCGCTGCGCAACATCCCGGTCGGTACCACCGTCCACGGGATCGAGCTGAAGCCGGGCAAGGGCGCTCAGATCGCTCGTGCCGCTGGTGCAGGCGTGCAGCTGGTCGCTCGTGAAGGTATCTACGCCACCCTGCGTCTGCGCTCGGGTGAAATGCGTAAGGTGCCGATCGAATGCCGCGCCACCATTGGTGAAGTCGGTAACGACGAGCACAACCTGGAGAAGCTGGGCAAGGCTGGTGCCAAGCGCTGGCGCGGCGTCAAGCCGACCGTCCGCGGTGCCGCCATGAACCCGGTGGATCACCCGCACGGTGGTGGTGAAGCCAAGGCCGGCCAGGGTAATCCGCATCCGGTCACCCCGTGGGGCGTTCCGACCAAGGGTTACAAGACGCGCCATAACAAGCGCACTCAGCAGTTCATCGTCCGCGATCGTAGGGGCTAA
- the rpsS gene encoding 30S ribosomal protein S19 — MARSLKKGPFVDHHLVKKVEAAAGSKKPIKTWSRRSMILPEMVGVTIAVHNGKNHVPVLVNENMVGHKLGEFAVTRTFKGHGGDKKSGK, encoded by the coding sequence ATGGCACGTTCACTCAAGAAGGGCCCGTTCGTCGATCACCACCTCGTCAAGAAGGTGGAGGCCGCTGCGGGCAGCAAGAAGCCGATCAAAACCTGGTCGCGCCGTTCGATGATCCTGCCGGAAATGGTAGGCGTCACCATCGCCGTTCATAACGGCAAGAACCACGTTCCAGTGCTCGTCAACGAGAACATGGTCGGCCACAAGCTCGGCGAATTTGCCGTCACCCGGACCTTCAAGGGTCACGGTGGCGACAAGAAGTCGGGCAAGTAA
- the rplV gene encoding 50S ribosomal protein L22 — MEAKAILRSARISAQKARLVADQVRGLPAERAVNLLKFSDKKAAHLIKKVVESAIANAENNQGADIDELKVQTIMVDEGPTLKRFMARAKGRGTRILKRTSHITVVVGAGK, encoded by the coding sequence ATGGAAGCGAAAGCAATCCTGCGCTCCGCGCGCATCTCTGCGCAGAAAGCCCGTCTGGTCGCTGACCAGGTGCGCGGTCTGCCGGCCGAGCGTGCGGTCAACCTGCTGAAGTTTTCGGATAAGAAGGCTGCCCACCTGATCAAGAAGGTGGTGGAGTCGGCTATCGCAAATGCCGAAAACAACCAGGGCGCTGACATCGACGAGCTGAAGGTCCAGACCATCATGGTTGATGAAGGTCCGACCCTGAAGCGTTTCATGGCGCGGGCGAAAGGCCGCGGTACCCGCATCCTCAAGCGCACCAGCCACATCACTGTGGTTGTGGGCGCCGGCAAGTAA
- the rpsC gene encoding 30S ribosomal protein S3 translates to MGHKVHPVGIRLGISKDWNSKWYANKAEFAGYLAADLKVREMLRKKLAQAGISKILIERPAKTARVTIHTARPGVVIGKRGEDIEKLRKEVSEMMGVPAHINVTEVRKPELDAQLVAESIAQQLERRIMFRRAMKRSVGNAMRLGALGIKVNVGGRLNGAEIARSEWYREGRVPLHTLRADIDYGFAEASTTYGIIGIKVWIYKGEVFDFSQVGQEKQDDSPRNDRNDRGDRGDRPSRPAREAR, encoded by the coding sequence ATGGGTCATAAAGTTCATCCGGTTGGTATCCGCCTCGGTATTTCCAAGGACTGGAACTCCAAGTGGTACGCCAACAAGGCCGAGTTTGCTGGTTACCTGGCAGCCGACCTGAAAGTTCGCGAGATGCTGCGCAAGAAGCTTGCTCAGGCTGGCATCTCCAAGATCCTCATCGAGCGTCCGGCAAAGACGGCTCGCGTGACGATCCACACCGCTCGTCCGGGCGTGGTGATCGGCAAGCGTGGTGAGGACATCGAAAAGCTGCGTAAGGAAGTGAGCGAAATGATGGGCGTCCCGGCGCACATCAACGTCACCGAAGTGCGCAAGCCGGAGTTGGACGCACAGCTGGTTGCCGAGTCGATCGCGCAGCAGCTGGAGCGCCGCATCATGTTCCGCCGCGCAATGAAGCGCTCGGTCGGCAACGCGATGCGCCTGGGTGCCCTGGGCATCAAGGTCAACGTCGGCGGCCGCTTGAACGGCGCTGAAATTGCCCGTTCGGAGTGGTACCGCGAAGGCCGCGTGCCGTTGCACACCCTGCGTGCGGATATCGACTACGGTTTCGCTGAAGCCAGCACCACCTACGGCATCATCGGCATCAAGGTCTGGATCTACAAGGGTGAAGTCTTTGATTTCTCCCAGGTTGGCCAGGAAAAGCAGGACGACAGCCCGCGCAACGATCGTAACGATCGCGGCGACCGCGGTGACCGTCCGTCGCGCCCGGCTCGTGAAGCGAGGTAA
- the rplP gene encoding 50S ribosomal protein L16, with the protein MLQPKRTKYRKMFKGRNDGLSWSANAVSFGEFGLKATAHGQLTARQIEAARRSISRYVKRGGKMWIRVFPDKPITKKPIEVRMGAGKGGVEYWVAQIQPGRMIYEVEGVTEEVAREAFRLAAAKLSVTTTFVTRTVR; encoded by the coding sequence ATGTTGCAACCCAAGCGAACCAAATACCGCAAGATGTTCAAGGGCCGCAATGACGGCCTGAGCTGGAGCGCCAATGCCGTCAGCTTCGGCGAGTTCGGCCTGAAGGCTACTGCCCACGGTCAGCTGACCGCGCGTCAGATCGAAGCGGCTCGCCGCTCGATCAGCCGCTACGTCAAGCGCGGTGGCAAGATGTGGATCCGTGTGTTCCCCGACAAGCCGATCACCAAGAAGCCCATCGAAGTCCGAATGGGTGCTGGTAAGGGTGGCGTGGAATACTGGGTCGCCCAGATCCAGCCGGGCCGCATGATTTATGAAGTCGAGGGTGTGACCGAGGAAGTGGCACGCGAGGCGTTCCGCCTGGCCGCTGCCAAGCTCTCGGTGACCACCACTTTCGTAACCCGGACGGTGCGCTGA
- the rpmC gene encoding 50S ribosomal protein L29: protein MDIKQLREKSADELKAHLTDLRKEQFSLRMQQVTGQLPKTHETRRVRREIARVKHLIGSTK, encoded by the coding sequence ATGGACATCAAACAACTCCGCGAGAAGTCGGCTGACGAACTCAAGGCCCACCTGACCGACCTGCGTAAGGAGCAGTTCTCGCTCCGTATGCAGCAGGTCACCGGCCAGCTGCCGAAGACCCACGAAACCCGCCGGGTGCGTCGCGAGATTGCTCGCGTCAAGCACCTGATCGGCAGCACGAAGTAA
- the rpsQ gene encoding 30S ribosomal protein S17, whose product MSENTEKKTLRTVEGRVVSNKMDKTVTVLVERQVKHPLYGKYIKRSTKLHAHDADNACNEGDVVRVTEIAPMSKTKNWRVVEVITRAAE is encoded by the coding sequence ATGAGCGAAAATACTGAAAAGAAGACGCTGCGCACGGTCGAAGGCCGTGTCGTCAGCAACAAGATGGACAAGACGGTCACCGTGTTGGTGGAGCGCCAGGTCAAGCACCCGTTGTACGGCAAGTACATCAAGCGCTCGACCAAGCTGCACGCACACGACGCCGACAACGCCTGCAATGAAGGCGATGTCGTGCGCGTGACCGAGATTGCTCCGATGTCCAAGACCAAGAACTGGCGCGTGGTGGAAGTCATCACGCGTGCGGCTGAATAA
- the rplN gene encoding 50S ribosomal protein L14 has protein sequence MIQMQSYLDAADNSGAKELMCIKVLGGSKRRYAHIGDIIKVTVKDAIPRGKVKKGEVYDAVVVRTRKGVRRADGSLIRFDGNAAVLLNNKQEPIGTRIFGPVTRELRSEKFMKIVSLAPEVL, from the coding sequence ATGATCCAGATGCAGAGCTACCTTGATGCTGCGGACAATTCCGGTGCCAAGGAACTGATGTGCATCAAGGTGCTTGGTGGTTCCAAGCGCCGTTATGCCCACATCGGCGACATCATCAAGGTCACCGTGAAGGACGCAATCCCGCGCGGCAAAGTCAAGAAGGGTGAAGTGTATGACGCCGTCGTGGTGCGTACCCGCAAGGGTGTGCGTCGCGCCGATGGCTCGCTGATCCGTTTCGACGGCAACGCTGCGGTCCTGCTCAACAACAAGCAAGAGCCGATCGGCACCCGCATCTTCGGACCGGTGACCCGTGAACTTCGTTCCGAGAAGTTCATGAAGATCGTCTCGCTCGCTCCCGAAGTTCTGTGA
- the rplX gene encoding 50S ribosomal protein L24: protein MANRIKKGDQVVVNTGKDKGKQGEVVRVDGDRVVVANVNIVKRHTKPNPQAGVAGGVVEREASIHISNVNVLNPASGKGERVGFKVLEDGRKLRVFRSSGEALDA, encoded by the coding sequence ATGGCTAACCGTATCAAGAAGGGCGACCAGGTTGTCGTCAACACCGGCAAGGACAAGGGCAAGCAGGGCGAAGTCGTCCGCGTAGACGGCGACCGCGTGGTCGTCGCCAACGTGAACATCGTCAAGCGCCACACCAAGCCGAACCCGCAGGCAGGCGTTGCCGGCGGCGTGGTCGAGCGTGAAGCGTCGATCCATATCTCCAACGTGAATGTGCTGAACCCGGCTTCGGGCAAGGGCGAACGCGTTGGCTTCAAGGTGCTGGAGGATGGACGCAAACTGCGTGTGTTCCGCTCCAGCGGTGAGGCGCTGGACGCCTAA
- the rplE gene encoding 50S ribosomal protein L5, whose translation MNSRLEKFYKEEVVPALTKQFGYTNPMEVPRLVKVTLNMGVGEAATNKKVLENAVADMTKITGQKPVVTKSRVSVASFKIRDGWPIGCKVTLRRDTMFEFLDRLINISLPRVRDFRGVSGRSFDGRGNYNMGVKEQIIFPEIDFDAVDAIRGMDIAITTTAKTDAEAKALLAAFKFPFRN comes from the coding sequence ATGAATTCACGTCTCGAAAAGTTTTACAAGGAAGAAGTGGTACCGGCGCTGACCAAGCAGTTCGGTTACACCAATCCGATGGAAGTGCCGCGCCTGGTCAAGGTCACCCTGAACATGGGTGTGGGCGAAGCTGCGACCAACAAGAAGGTTCTTGAGAACGCCGTTGCCGACATGACCAAGATCACCGGCCAGAAGCCGGTGGTCACCAAGTCGCGCGTCTCGGTGGCTTCGTTCAAGATCCGTGATGGTTGGCCGATCGGCTGCAAGGTCACGCTGCGTCGTGACACCATGTTTGAGTTCCTGGATCGCCTGATCAACATCTCGCTGCCGCGCGTGCGTGACTTCCGCGGCGTGTCGGGTCGTTCGTTCGACGGTCGTGGCAACTACAACATGGGTGTGAAGGAACAGATCATCTTCCCGGAAATCGACTTCGACGCCGTCGACGCGATCCGCGGTATGGATATCGCCATCACCACCACCGCCAAGACCGACGCGGAAGCGAAGGCGCTGCTCGCAGCGTTCAAGTTCCCGTTCCGTAACTGA
- the rpsN gene encoding 30S ribosomal protein S14 yields the protein MAKTSMVNRDIKRKKLALKYADKRAALKKIVSSVDASYEEKAEAVIKLSKLPRDSSPSRHRNRCELSGRPRGVYSKFGLGRNKLREATMRGDVPGLRKASW from the coding sequence ATGGCAAAGACCTCAATGGTCAACCGCGACATCAAGCGGAAGAAGCTGGCTCTGAAGTACGCCGACAAGCGTGCAGCTCTGAAGAAGATCGTGTCCTCGGTGGACGCGAGCTACGAAGAGAAGGCTGAAGCCGTGATCAAGTTGTCGAAGCTGCCGCGCGATTCGTCGCCGAGCCGCCACCGCAACCGTTGCGAGCTGTCGGGTCGTCCGCGTGGCGTGTACAGCAAGTTCGGCCTTGGCCGCAACAAGCTGCGCGAAGCCACCATGCGCGGTGACGTGCCGGGCCTGCGCAAGGCAAGCTGGTAA
- the rpsH gene encoding 30S ribosomal protein S8: MSMTDPIADLLVRIKNAAAVGKQTVKAPSSKVKVAIAQVLKDEGYITDLRVNNIENNKAELEIVLKYFEGKPVIATLKRFSRSGLRQYRGKSDLPKVLNGLGVAIISTSKGIMTDAQARQLGVGGEVLCFVA; this comes from the coding sequence ATGAGCATGACTGATCCCATCGCCGACCTGCTGGTCCGCATCAAGAATGCGGCCGCGGTTGGCAAGCAGACGGTGAAAGCCCCGTCGTCCAAGGTCAAGGTGGCTATTGCCCAGGTCCTGAAGGACGAGGGTTACATCACTGACCTGCGCGTCAACAACATCGAAAACAACAAGGCCGAGCTTGAAATCGTCCTGAAGTATTTCGAAGGCAAGCCGGTCATCGCGACCCTGAAGCGCTTCTCGCGTTCGGGCCTGCGTCAGTACCGTGGCAAGTCCGATCTGCCGAAGGTCCTGAACGGCCTGGGCGTCGCCATCATTTCCACCTCCAAGGGCATCATGACTGATGCGCAGGCGCGCCAGTTGGGCGTCGGCGGCGAAGTCCTGTGCTTCGTGGCCTAA
- the rplF gene encoding 50S ribosomal protein L6 translates to MSRVAKKPINLPKGVELTIQPEVVSVKGPKGTLSLNKAAGVEITLDNGVATLSPKDISFDALTGTVRAILANMVQGVSEGFERKLELVGVGYRAAMQGKDLNLSLGFSHPVVFVAPEGITLSTPTQTEIVVQGADKQVVGEVAAKIRGFRPPEPYKGKGVKYAGEVIIRKEAKKA, encoded by the coding sequence ATGTCCCGCGTAGCCAAGAAGCCGATCAACCTGCCCAAGGGCGTTGAACTGACCATCCAGCCGGAAGTTGTGAGCGTGAAGGGCCCGAAGGGCACCCTGTCGCTGAACAAGGCCGCTGGCGTTGAAATCACTCTCGACAACGGCGTTGCCACGCTGAGCCCGAAGGATATTTCCTTCGATGCGCTGACCGGCACCGTGCGTGCGATCCTGGCCAACATGGTGCAGGGCGTGTCCGAAGGCTTCGAGCGCAAGCTGGAGCTGGTCGGCGTGGGTTACCGCGCTGCCATGCAGGGCAAGGACCTGAATCTGTCGCTGGGCTTCTCCCACCCTGTCGTGTTCGTGGCGCCGGAAGGCATCACCCTGTCGACCCCGACGCAGACGGAAATCGTCGTGCAGGGCGCAGACAAGCAGGTTGTCGGTGAAGTTGCCGCCAAGATCCGTGGTTTCCGTCCGCCGGAGCCCTATAAGGGCAAGGGTGTGAAGTACGCCGGTGAAGTCATCATTCGCAAGGAAGCCAAGAAGGCCTAA
- the rplR gene encoding 50S ribosomal protein L18, with translation MNKNIARLRRAKSTRSHIRTLGVARLSVLRTGQHLYAQIFTADGSLVLAAANTAQADVKEGLKSGKNMEAATKVGKLIAERAKAAGIEKVAFDRSGYRYHGRIKALADAAREGGLQF, from the coding sequence ATGAACAAGAACATCGCCCGTCTGCGTCGCGCCAAGTCGACCCGTTCGCACATCCGTACCCTGGGCGTTGCGCGCTTGTCGGTCCTGCGCACCGGTCAGCACCTGTACGCACAGATCTTCACTGCCGACGGCTCCCTGGTGCTGGCTGCTGCCAACACCGCACAGGCCGACGTCAAGGAAGGCCTGAAGAGCGGCAAGAACATGGAAGCCGCCACCAAGGTTGGCAAGCTGATTGCAGAGCGCGCCAAGGCTGCTGGTATCGAGAAGGTCGCTTTCGACCGCTCGGGCTACCGCTACCACGGTCGCATCAAGGCTCTTGCTGATGCTGCCCGCGAAGGCGGCCTGCAGTTCTAA
- the rpsE gene encoding 30S ribosomal protein S5, whose protein sequence is MAEERQQRGRDRDRNREEKIDDGMIEKLVAVNRVSKTVKGGRQFTFTALTVVGDGEGKVGFGYGKAREVPVAIQKSMEQARKNQVSVDLNNGTLWHTIKDGHGAARVFMQPASEGTGVIAGGAMRAVLEAVGVKNVLAKATGSRNPINLVRATLKGLAGAQSPARIAAKRGKKLEDLNHG, encoded by the coding sequence ATGGCAGAAGAGCGTCAGCAGCGGGGTCGCGATCGCGACCGTAACCGCGAAGAGAAAATCGACGACGGCATGATCGAGAAGCTGGTCGCGGTCAACCGCGTCAGCAAGACCGTCAAGGGTGGCCGCCAGTTCACCTTCACCGCACTGACCGTGGTCGGTGATGGCGAAGGCAAGGTCGGCTTCGGTTATGGCAAGGCGCGTGAAGTGCCGGTCGCCATCCAGAAGTCGATGGAGCAGGCCCGCAAGAACCAGGTCAGCGTTGATCTGAACAACGGCACGTTGTGGCACACCATCAAGGATGGTCACGGCGCAGCTCGCGTGTTCATGCAGCCGGCTTCGGAAGGTACTGGCGTCATCGCCGGTGGTGCCATGCGCGCCGTGCTGGAAGCCGTTGGCGTGAAGAACGTCCTGGCCAAGGCAACCGGTTCGCGTAACCCGATCAACCTGGTCCGTGCCACCCTGAAGGGTCTGGCCGGTGCACAGTCCCCGGCCCGTATTGCTGCCAAGCGCGGCAAGAAGTTGGAGGATCTGAACCATGGCTAA
- the rpmD gene encoding 50S ribosomal protein L30 has translation MANEIVKTVKVRLVRGLRGTQSRHRLSVRALGLNKLNDVRELKDSPQVRGLINKVQYLVQVEE, from the coding sequence ATGGCTAATGAAATCGTCAAGACCGTCAAGGTGCGCCTGGTGCGCGGCCTGCGTGGCACCCAGTCGCGTCACCGCCTGTCGGTGCGTGCCCTGGGCCTGAACAAGCTCAATGATGTGCGTGAACTGAAGGACAGCCCGCAGGTTCGCGGTCTGATCAACAAGGTTCAGTACCTCGTCCAGGTTGAGGAGTAA
- the rplO gene encoding 50S ribosomal protein L15 yields the protein MTMRLNELSPAPGARTERTRVGRGIGSGLGKTCGRGHKGSFARKGGGKIKAGFEGGQTPMQRRLPKIGFFSHKAKDTAEVLSYHLDRLEAGEIDVAALRAAKLIPTAAKKVKIVLKGELSKAFTLKGVSATAGAKAAIEAAGGSVQE from the coding sequence ATGACTATGCGTCTCAATGAACTGAGCCCGGCACCGGGCGCCCGCACCGAGCGCACCCGCGTCGGCCGCGGTATCGGCTCCGGCCTGGGCAAGACCTGCGGCCGCGGCCACAAGGGTTCGTTCGCTCGCAAGGGCGGCGGCAAGATCAAGGCTGGCTTCGAAGGCGGCCAGACCCCGATGCAACGTCGTCTGCCGAAGATCGGCTTCTTCTCGCACAAGGCCAAGGACACTGCAGAAGTGCTGTCCTACCACCTTGATCGCCTGGAAGCTGGTGAGATCGACGTGGCAGCACTGCGTGCCGCCAAGCTGATCCCGACGGCTGCAAAGAAGGTCAAGATCGTCCTGAAGGGCGAGCTGAGCAAGGCGTTCACCCTGAAGGGTGTTTCCGCCACTGCTGGCGCCAAGGCCGCGATTGAAGCTGCCGGCGGCAGCGTACAGGAGTAA
- the secY gene encoding preprotein translocase subunit SecY: MAQAGIGKLAAGAGKFTELRQRLLFVLGALLVYRIGCYVPVPGVNPDAMLALMQAQGGGIVDMFNMFSGGALHRFSIFALNVMPYISASIVMQLAVHIFPALKAMQKEGESGRRKITQYSRIGAVLLAVVQGGSIALALQNQVSPGGAPVVYAPGMGFVLTAIIALTAGTIFLMWVGEQVTERGIGNGVSLIIFAGIVAGLPAAVIHTVEAYRDGNMSFISLLIIVLVVLAFTYFVVFVERGQRRITVNYARRQGGRNAYMNQTSFLPLKLNMAGVIPAIFASSILAFPATLAMWSGQASSATWLQKVANALGPGEPLHMIVFAGLITGFAFFYTALVFNSQETADNLKKSGALIPGIRPGKATADYIDAVLTRLTAAGSLYLVIVCLLPEIMRTQLNASFYFGGTSLLIVVVVVMDFIAQVQAHLMSHQYESLLKKANLKGGNRGGFARG; this comes from the coding sequence ATGGCGCAAGCTGGCATCGGTAAACTCGCGGCAGGGGCGGGCAAGTTCACGGAACTTCGCCAACGCCTCCTGTTCGTACTTGGGGCATTGCTCGTCTATCGCATCGGCTGTTATGTGCCGGTGCCGGGCGTCAATCCCGATGCCATGCTTGCGCTGATGCAGGCGCAGGGCGGCGGTATCGTGGACATGTTCAACATGTTCTCGGGCGGCGCCCTGCACCGTTTCAGTATCTTCGCGTTGAATGTGATGCCGTATATCTCGGCATCCATCGTGATGCAGCTGGCGGTCCACATCTTCCCGGCCCTGAAGGCCATGCAGAAGGAAGGTGAGTCTGGTCGTCGCAAGATCACGCAGTATTCGCGCATCGGCGCGGTGCTCCTGGCGGTGGTGCAGGGCGGCAGTATTGCGCTGGCACTGCAGAACCAGGTGTCGCCGGGCGGTGCACCGGTGGTTTACGCGCCGGGCATGGGCTTCGTGTTGACCGCGATCATCGCGCTCACCGCAGGCACCATCTTCCTGATGTGGGTGGGTGAGCAGGTGACGGAGCGGGGCATCGGCAACGGTGTATCGCTGATCATCTTCGCCGGCATCGTGGCTGGCCTGCCGGCTGCCGTGATCCACACCGTTGAAGCCTATCGTGACGGCAACATGAGCTTCATCTCGTTGCTGATCATCGTGCTGGTGGTGCTGGCTTTCACCTACTTCGTGGTGTTCGTCGAGCGCGGTCAGCGCCGCATCACCGTCAATTACGCCCGCCGTCAGGGTGGCCGTAATGCCTATATGAACCAGACCTCGTTCCTGCCGTTGAAGCTCAACATGGCAGGCGTGATCCCGGCCATCTTCGCTTCCAGCATCCTTGCCTTCCCGGCAACGCTGGCAATGTGGTCCGGCCAGGCCAGCTCGGCCACATGGCTGCAGAAAGTTGCCAACGCGCTGGGTCCGGGCGAGCCGCTGCACATGATCGTGTTTGCTGGCCTGATCACCGGTTTTGCGTTCTTCTACACCGCGCTGGTGTTCAATTCGCAGGAAACCGCTGACAACCTGAAGAAGTCGGGCGCGCTGATTCCGGGCATCCGTCCGGGCAAGGCCACCGCAGATTACATCGATGCCGTGCTGACTCGTCTGACGGCTGCCGGTTCGCTGTACCTGGTGATCGTCTGCCTGCTGCCGGAAATCATGCGTACCCAGCTCAATGCCTCGTTCTACTTCGGCGGCACCTCGCTGCTGATCGTGGTGGTGGTGGTGATGGACTTCATCGCGCAGGTCCAGGCGCATCTGATGTCGCACCAGTACGAGAGCCTGTTGAAGAAGGCCAACCTGAAGGGCGGCAACCGCGGCGGCTTTGCACGCGGCTGA
- the rpsM gene encoding 30S ribosomal protein S13, whose protein sequence is MARIAGVNLPAQKHVWVGLQSIYGIGRTRSKKVCEVAGVASTTKIRDLSEPEIDRLRLEVGKYIVEGDLRREIGIAIKRLMDLGCYRGLRHRRGLPLRGQRTKTNARTRKGPRKALKK, encoded by the coding sequence ATGGCGCGTATTGCAGGCGTCAACCTGCCAGCCCAGAAGCACGTCTGGGTCGGGTTGCAAAGCATTTACGGCATCGGCCGTACCCGTTCGAAGAAGGTCTGCGAAGTCGCGGGCGTTGCTTCGACCACCAAAATCCGCGATCTGTCGGAGCCGGAAATCGATCGTCTGCGCCTGGAAGTGGGCAAGTACATCGTTGAAGGCGATCTGCGTCGCGAAATCGGCATTGCCATCAAGCGCCTGATGGACCTGGGTTGCTACCGCGGCCTGCGTCACCGTCGTGGTCTCCCGCTGCGTGGTCAGCGCACCAAGACCAATGCACGTACCCGTAAGGGTCCGCGCAAGGCTCTGAAGAAGTAA
- the rpsK gene encoding 30S ribosomal protein S11 has protein sequence MAKPAAAKTKKKIKRVITDGVAHVHASFNNTIVTITDRQGNALSWATSGGAGFRGSRKSTPFAAQVAAEKAGKAALDYGLKSLEVRIKGPGPGRESAVRSLNNVGYKITNIIDVTPIPHNGCRPPKKRRV, from the coding sequence ATGGCTAAGCCCGCTGCTGCAAAAACCAAGAAGAAGATCAAGCGCGTCATCACTGATGGCGTTGCCCACGTCCACGCTTCGTTCAACAACACCATCGTGACCATCACCGACCGTCAGGGCAATGCACTGTCCTGGGCGACCTCCGGTGGCGCTGGCTTCCGTGGTTCGCGTAAGTCGACTCCGTTCGCCGCTCAGGTTGCCGCCGAAAAGGCTGGCAAGGCTGCGCTGGATTACGGCCTGAAGTCGCTGGAAGTCCGCATCAAGGGTCCGGGTCCGGGCCGTGAGTCGGCCGTACGTTCGTTGAACAACGTCGGCTACAAGATCACCAACATCATCGACGTGACGCCAATCCCGCACAACGGGTGCCGTCCGCCGAAGAAGCGTCGCGTCTAA
- the rpsD gene encoding 30S ribosomal protein S4 has protein sequence MARYIGPTCKLARREGADLSLKSPARALDSKCKLEQKPGQHGATARKGKLSDYATQLREKQKVKRIYGLLERQFRNYYKKASTKKGNTGENLLQLLETRLDNVVYRMGFAVTRPAARQLVSHRGVTVNGKSVNLASYQIKAGDAIALSEKAAKQLRVQEALVVAEQHDLSPSWVEVDSKKFSGVFKAVPDRADLPADINEALIVELYSK, from the coding sequence ATGGCTCGTTATATCGGTCCTACCTGTAAGCTCGCCCGCCGCGAAGGCGCCGACCTCTCCCTGAAGAGCCCGGCCCGCGCGTTGGATTCCAAGTGCAAGCTGGAGCAGAAGCCCGGCCAGCACGGCGCCACTGCCCGTAAGGGCAAGCTGTCCGACTACGCTACCCAGCTGCGTGAAAAGCAGAAGGTCAAGCGTATCTACGGTCTGCTGGAGCGTCAGTTCCGCAACTACTACAAGAAGGCCTCGACCAAGAAGGGCAACACCGGCGAGAACCTGCTGCAGTTGTTGGAAACCCGTCTGGACAACGTCGTCTACCGCATGGGCTTCGCAGTGACCCGTCCGGCTGCTCGTCAGCTGGTCTCGCACCGCGGCGTCACGGTCAATGGCAAGTCGGTCAACCTGGCTTCGTACCAGATCAAGGCCGGCGACGCGATTGCGCTGTCTGAAAAGGCTGCCAAGCAGCTGCGCGTCCAGGAAGCCCTGGTCGTTGCCGAGCAGCACGACCTCAGCCCGTCGTGGGTCGAAGTCGATTCGAAGAAGTTCAGCGGCGTCTTCAAGGCCGTTCCGGATCGTGCGGACCTGCCTGCGGATATCAACGAAGCGCTGATCGTCGAGTTGTATTCGAAGTAA